The following are encoded in a window of Iodobacter fluviatilis genomic DNA:
- the murD gene encoding UDP-N-acetylmuramoyl-L-alanine--D-glutamate ligase, protein MNYQGKHCIVVGLGESGFSAAKWLAAQGARVTVADSRSTPPNLELLHAAHPDIELRLGAFSDTTFADAGALIVSPGVPLATPAIAAAVARGVPALGDVELFAQAIAGTAVKVIAITGSNGKSTVTSMVGQMCEAAGLKAVMAGNIGLPVLDALTARPDADVFVLELSSFQLETTTSLNADAATVLNISEDHLDRYKNLAHYAATKAAIFAGTGTVVLNREDAHCLAMASELKSRQIVWFGADAPRAADEYGLKGSEFTLSLGDEALLNATELPVAGLHNAVNALSAIALCRAIGLETAPLLAALKSFTGLAHRVEYVATVQGVDYFDDSKGTNVGATEAALKGMTRPVVLIAGGDGKGQDFRPLKAACARICRAVILIGRDAPILAEALNEAQSQFVDSDNEHLLPVLQLPNMEMAVQFASNFAESGDVVLLSPACASLDMYRNYHHRAEVFIAAVKGLAS, encoded by the coding sequence ATGAATTACCAAGGCAAACATTGCATCGTTGTAGGTTTAGGCGAATCGGGCTTTTCTGCTGCTAAGTGGCTGGCCGCTCAGGGCGCGCGCGTCACGGTGGCAGACAGCCGCAGCACGCCTCCAAACCTAGAACTGCTGCATGCTGCCCACCCAGATATTGAACTGCGCTTAGGTGCATTCAGCGATACCACATTTGCAGATGCCGGTGCGCTGATTGTCAGCCCCGGTGTGCCACTTGCCACCCCGGCCATTGCAGCAGCCGTGGCCCGTGGCGTGCCTGCTTTGGGCGATGTGGAATTATTTGCTCAGGCCATTGCCGGCACTGCCGTTAAAGTAATTGCCATCACCGGCTCCAACGGTAAATCCACCGTTACCAGCATGGTTGGCCAGATGTGCGAAGCCGCCGGTTTAAAAGCCGTAATGGCTGGCAATATCGGCCTGCCGGTCCTTGATGCGCTCACCGCCAGACCGGATGCCGATGTGTTTGTGTTGGAGCTGTCCAGCTTTCAGCTCGAAACCACCACCTCACTGAATGCCGATGCCGCCACCGTACTGAATATCAGCGAAGACCATTTAGACCGTTATAAAAATCTGGCGCATTACGCCGCCACCAAGGCCGCTATTTTTGCCGGTACAGGCACGGTTGTTTTAAACCGTGAAGACGCCCACTGCCTCGCCATGGCGTCAGAGCTGAAATCCCGCCAGATTGTCTGGTTTGGTGCCGATGCGCCGCGTGCCGCTGATGAGTACGGCCTGAAAGGGAGCGAATTCACCTTAAGCCTTGGGGATGAAGCGCTGCTCAATGCGACAGAGTTGCCCGTGGCAGGCTTACATAATGCGGTGAACGCGCTATCCGCTATCGCGCTTTGCCGAGCCATTGGCTTAGAAACAGCCCCGCTGCTGGCCGCTTTGAAATCATTCACTGGCCTTGCCCACCGGGTGGAGTATGTGGCCACGGTGCAGGGCGTTGATTACTTTGATGATTCCAAAGGCACCAATGTAGGCGCAACCGAAGCTGCGCTCAAAGGCATGACCCGCCCAGTTGTGCTGATCGCTGGCGGCGATGGCAAGGGCCAGGATTTCCGCCCGCTTAAAGCCGCTTGCGCACGCATTTGCCGCGCGGTAATTCTGATCGGCCGCGACGCGCCCATTCTGGCCGAAGCGCTCAATGAAGCCCAATCACAATTTGTAGATTCTGATAACGAACATCTGCTGCCCGTCCTGCAACTGCCCAATATGGAAATGGCAGTGCAGTTTGCCAGCAACTTTGCCGAAAGCGGCGATGTTGTGCTGCTTTCCCCTGCTTGCGCCAGCCTCGACATGTACCGCAACTACCACCACCGCGCCGAAGTATTTATCGCTGCGGTTAAAGGTTTAGCGAGCTGA